A window of Sebastes umbrosus isolate fSebUmb1 chromosome 3, fSebUmb1.pri, whole genome shotgun sequence contains these coding sequences:
- the aftpha gene encoding aftiphilin a isoform X4, which produces MEPDVIRMYSSSPPPMEDAAEDEDNEFGDFDTFSGVPSSISFTEFDTPTTFNQSQALTATSPPELLANRGVVGFSHGSSNGTHGPNTELSKANGVVPASHLGSGPLERTEMKKVLSSSLDFSVSDTAGSEPADCNGGGTEVLTNGFATFEVQGSPSSQNSVHCHIKGTSTEDTGSVPAGSPEDDFADFAAFSNAEGHLSQTANEDSDNPTGGSCHDEHCNIEQGTTSEDNVRDTNRTGPIPVPAEAPDGSCNTDRGPHTDADSQQRDVAFAQEHLASEAVCTNRPVTLNGVDVADRDDSKDATGCSESDLSPDTAADGEAGQSDGKGSGNETETETETETSLGRPLSTDALEEFGDMSTTGSVPSPPLQGETATPADHSQLGEDEEDEDFGDFGDAGSFSGQGFTDFDQLDVQQEQSRSDSPAPTQEATDAKEEDDFGDFNSPKFHDSGNEGEDGGKFADFPVSDSFGNFSSAGADGADGADGADGADGADGADGADGEADAGWSAFGELEQQQQVEEGESWAAFSTEQSVAPPAESREEEEEVVVEEEEEEWHESELTAVSEETSRTDRQSASLSCRLEKLFQGSFPQTAAPSVEDEVASLRILLGPPEDKPGVEEEKTSPCNRSARGNVWIQLRDIHEALGLRYQWGGSYCNKALLCCLGIDTRNILFTGQKKQPVIVPMYAASLGMLEPTKEPVKPVSAAEMIASIAQQAPPVAPVKSSCPSDTVQQESLPPVQFDWSSSGLTNPLDGVDPELYELTTAKLDPGSSGSRVADAFARLMSTMEKTSTSTRKPRKEENLSDEAAKVIAGLPDLSFMQAKVLMFPATLTPLGCQATPD; this is translated from the exons ATGGAGCCAGATGTGATCCGTATGTACTCCTCCTCTCCGCCCCCGATGGAGGACGCTGCCGAGGACGAGGATAACGAGTTTGGAGACTTCGACACATTCTCTGGCGTCCCAAGCAGCATCAGCTTCACAGAGTTCGACACCCCGACCACTTTCAACCAGTCCCAAGCTTTGACCGCCACCTCCCCGCCCGAGCTCCTCGCCAACAGAGGGGTGGTGGGATTCAGCCACGGCTCCTCTAACGGCACCCACGGCCCGAACACTGAGCTGTCCAAGGCTAATGGCGTTGTGCCAGCGAGCCACCTGGGCAGCGGTCCCTTAGAAAGAACTGAGATGAAAAAGGTCCTCTCCAGCTCTCTGGATTTCTCTGTGAGCGACACAGCTGGCAGCGAGCCGGCTGATTGCAACGGCGGAGGCACAGAGGTGCTAACAAACGGGTTTGCAACCTTCGAAGTTCAGGGAAGCCCTTCCTCGCAGAATTCTGTCCACTGTCATATAAAAGGAACGTCCACTGAGGACACGGGCAGCGTCCCCGCCGGCAGCCCCGAGGACGATTTTGCAGACTTTGCTGCTTTTTCCAATGCTGAAGGACACCTCAGCCAGACGGCAAACGAGGACTCGGACAATCCAACAGGGGGTAGCTGCCACGACGAGCACTGTAATATAGAGCAGGGAACGACTTCAGAGGACAATGTCAGGGACACAAACAGAACTGGACCCATACCTGTTCCTGCTGAGGCCCCGGATGGCTCGTGCAACACGGACCGGGGTCCTCACACGGACGCTGACTCTCAACAAAGGGACGTAGCCTTTGCACAGGAGCACTTGGCCTCAGAGGCAGTTTGCACTAACAGACCCGTCACGTTGAACGGGGTGGATGTAGCCGACAGGGACGATTCCAAAGACGCCACGGGCTGCAGTGAAAGCGACCTGTCACCTGACACGGCTGCGGACGGTGAGGCGGGACAGTCGGACGGGAAGGGCTCCGGTAACGAGACCGAGACCGAGACGGAGACCGAGACGTCGTTGGGCCGGCCGCTGTCGACAGACGCTCTAGAGGAGTTCGGTGACATGAGCACCACAGGCTCGGTGCCCTCGCCGCCCCTCCAAGGGGAGACCGCCACGCCCGCCGACCACAGCCAGCTgggagaggacgaggaggatgaGGACTTTGGGGACTTTGGAGACGCCGGCTCATTCAGCGGTCAGGGCTTCACTGACTTTGACCAGCTGGACGTCCAGCAGGAGCAGAGCAGGTCGGACAGCCCTGCTCCTACACAGGAAGCTACAGACGCGAAGGAGGAAGACGACTTTGGCGACTTCAACTCCCCCAAATTTCACGACAGTGGAAACGAGGGGGAGGATGGAGGCAAGTTTGCAGATTTCCCCGTCAGCGACAGTTTTGGGAATTTCAGCTCGGCAGGTGCAGACGGTGCAGACGGTGCAGACGGTGCAGACGGTGCAGACGGTGCAGACGGTGCAGACGGTGCAGACGGCGAGGCGGATGCAGGGTGGAGCGCCTTCGGGgagctggagcagcagcagcaggtggaggagggggagtCCTGGGCGGCGTTCAGCACGGAGCAGAGCGTCGCTCCTcctgcagagagcagagaggaggaggaagaggtggtggtggaggaggaggaggaggagtggcaTGAAAGTGAACTTACTGCAGTCAGCGAGGAAACcagcaggacagacagacagtcg GCGTCGCTGTCATGCCGTCTGGAGAAGCTGTTTCAGGGCAGCTTCCCTCAGACCGCCGCCCCCTCGGTGGAGGACGAGGTGGCGTCCCTGAGGATCCTGCTGGGACCGCCAGAGGACAAACCAGGAGTCGAGGAGGAGAAGACGTCGCCGTGCAACAG GTCTGCGCGTGGCAACGTGTGGATACAGCTTCGGGACATCCACGAGGCGTTGGGTCTCAGATACCAGTGGGGGGGCTCCTACTGCAACAAAGCACTACTCTGCTGCCTCGGCATCGACACCCGGAACATT CTGTTCACGGGACAGAAGAAGCAGCCGGTCATCGTGCCCATGTACGCCGCCAGCCTG ggGATGCTGGAACCAACCAAAGAGCCTGTGAAgcccgtctctgcagcagagatGATTGCCTCTATAGCCCAGCAGGCGCCTCCAGTGGCTCCAGTGAAAAGCTCCTGTCCCTCAGATACAGTCCAG CAGGAGTCGCTCCCACCCGTCCAGTTCGACTGGAGCAGCAGTGGCCTTACCAACCCTCTGGACG GAGTCGACCCGGAGCTGTACGAGCTAACGACGGCCAAGCTGGACCCCGGCAGCTCCGGCAGTCGGGTGGCAGATGCCTTCGCCCGCCTGATGTCCACCATGGAGAAGACCAGCACCTCcaccag GAAGCCGAGGAAAGAGGAGAATCTGAGCGACGAGGCTGCCAAAGTGATCGCTGGTCTGCCCGATCTCTCCTTCATGCAGGCCAAAGTGCTGATGTTTCCCGCCACGCTGACGCCGCTCGGCTGCCAGGCCACACCGGACTGA